The following coding sequences lie in one Oncorhynchus kisutch isolate 150728-3 linkage group LG27, Okis_V2, whole genome shotgun sequence genomic window:
- the cc2d1b gene encoding coiled-coil and C2 domain-containing protein 1B isoform X2 — translation MFGKKKRAPLPKGQGAAAAKQMGLFVDFNPEEMTQDMDDPTVDDADLEAELSALTGGKPAGGRLKQKAPLPMENIARMAEECMKDIYDDDDDDNLEDDEDLLAELQEVVGDEETEDHVTPTSMEEPPQSPPQLAPPAVPGSLQHTLEERLSMYRTAVAHAKASGESSKARRYDRGIQSLESMLVSLKKGRKVDEADIPPPVAGGAPTSTAPPRRAPPPPPSGLEPELTPPQQQGEPEAAPPAEMLPVPVSPEAVSPSSEEELSISTLATVSSHPSTEGEEETGHASTVGEATKAMLLGRQREYKVAALKAKQQGDMEQVKLYFRTSKRFDAVIEALEKGQEVDLSCLPPSLSSGVISALSGPEKEPGPGQTSSPNPPASTPPAPSAVPAQPKDVLEALEQRRDRYQEACAQAKASGDDRKARMHERIAKQYQSAIRTHKAGRAVNYAELPVPPGFHPIPGQEGGVGAEQGFSAMLEAANKLASEETIVTGEEEGENEESKPPVPEKLKKPMLAVPPTTQRPKRSTSPSADRTHQRESLSATALQQLDFVEGRRQQYMKAALQAKQKNDMDAARTLLRTAKGLEPLIDAVKAGKHVDISKVPSPPGDEDEDFILVHHSEVQISEKADEVYTQLAKMLKEQYEKCMTYSKQFTHLGNIAETTKFEKMAESCKKSLEMLKLSQSKRLDPPKHHFEERTYHTVRIFPELSSTEMVVVVVRGMNLPAPSGIATNDLDAYVKFDFPYPSTEQPQKHRTAVVKNTNSPEFNQGFTLNINRNHRGFRRVVQSKGLKLELLHKGGFLRSDKPIGTAHIKLEKLETESEVREIVEVIDGRKPTGGRVEVRVRLREPLSGQDLQTTTERWLVLDQSQVLL, via the exons ATGTTCGGGAAGAAGAAGAGGGCTCCTTTGCCAAAGGGCCAGGGCGCAGCTGCAGCCAAACAG ATGGGTTTGTTTGTGGACTTCAACCCAGAGGAGATGACGCAGGACATGGATGATCCGACCGTGGATGATGCTGATCTAGAAGCAGAGTTATCGGCTCTCACTGGGGGCAAGCCTGCTGGAGGGAGATTAAAGCAGAAAG CCCCCTTACCTATGGAGAATATAGCCAGAATGGCAGAGGAGTGTATGAAGGATATAtacgacgatgatgatgatgataacctGGAAGATGATGAAGATTTACTG GCTGAGCTGCAGGAAGTGGTGGGTGACGAGGAAACGGAGGATCATGTGACACCCACCTCCATGGAAGAGCCTCCGCAATCACCACCCCAG TTAGCTCCTCCTGCGGTACCTGGCAGTCTGCAGCACACCTTGGAGGAGAGACTGAGTATGTACCGGACAGCTGTCGCCCACGCCAAGGCCTCAGGGGAATCGTCTAAAGCACGGAGATACGACAGAGGGATCCAG AGCCTGGAGTCCATGCTGGTCTCATTGAAGAAGGGGAGGAAGGTGGATGAGGCTGACATCCCCCCACCTGTAGCTGGAGGAGCCCCAACCTCCACCGCCCCCCCAAGACGtgctcctccccctccaccctctggtcTTGAACCTGAACTGACACCTCCACAACAGCAGGGGGAGCCAGAGGCTGCTCCTCCTGCTGAAATGTTACCCGTACCTGTCTCACCTGAGGCAGTATCACCCAGCAGTGAGGAGGAGCTGTCCATCTCCACCCTGGCCACTGTCAGCAGCCATCCTAGCactgagggagaggaagagactggACACGCCAGCACAG TAGGCGAGGCCACGAAGGCGATGCTGTTAGGCAGACAGAGGGAGTATAAAGTGGCGGCTCTGAAAGCCAAGCAGCAAGGAGACATGGAACAAGTCAAACTCTACTTCAGGACCAGCAAG AGGTTTGACGCGGTGATCGAAGCGTTGGAGAAGGGACAGGAGGTGGACCTGAGTTGCCTGCCACCCTCACTATCCTCGG GGGTCATCTCAGCCTTATCTGGCCCAGAAAAAGAACCCGGTCCTGGACAGACCTCAAGCCCCAATCCCCCTGCCTCCACACCTCCAGCCCCCTCTGCTGTCCCGGCCCAGCCTAAAGACGTCCTGGAGGCCCTGGAGCAGCGGAGAGACCGCTATCAGGAGGCCTGCGCCCAGGCCAAAGCCAGCGGAGACGACCGCAAGGCCCGCATGCACGAGCGCATCGCCAAG CAATACCAGAGTGCCATCCGCACCCACAAAGCAGGACGAGCTGTCAACTATGCTGAGCTGCCTGTCCCCCCAG GGTTTCATCCAATCCCCGGCCAGGAGGGGGGGGTGGGAGCTGAGCAGGGATTCTCTGCCATGCTGGAGGCTGCCAATAAGCTGGCATCTGAGGAAACCATagtgacaggagaggaggaaggagagaatgaggag AGCAAGCCTCCTGTTCCTGAGAAGTTAAAGAAGCCCATGTTGGCTGTTCCGCCCACGACCCAGAGGCCCAAGAGGAGCACCTCTCCCTCTGCAGACAGGACCCACCAGAGAGAGAGCCTGTCTGCTACAG cGCTACAGCAGTTGGACTTTGTGGAGGGACGCAGGCAGCAGTACATGAAGGCAGCGTTGCAGGCCAAACAGAAGAACGACATGGACGCAGCCAGAACCCTGCTCCGTACCGCCAAGGGTCTGGAGCCGCTCATCGACGCCGTCAAGGCAGGCAAACACGTCGATATCAGCAAG GTGCCATCGCCCCCTGGTGATGAGGATGAGGACTTCATCCTGGTTCATCACAGTGAAGTCCAGATCTCAGAGAAGGCAGATGAGGTCTACACTCAACTGGCCAAGATGCTCAAGGAACAGTACGAG aAGTGCATGACTTATTCCAAGCAGTTCACTCATCTGGGTAACATCGCTGAGACCACCAA GTTTGAGAAGATGGCAGAAAGTTGTAAGAAGAGTCTGGAGATGTTGAAGCTGTCTCAGTCGAAGAGACTGGACCCTCCTAAACATCACTTTGAGGAGAGGACATACCACACCGTCAG GATCTTCCCAGAGCtcagtagtacagagatggtggtggtggttgtcaGAGGGATGAATCTGCCTGCTCCTTCAG GTATAGCTACCAATGATCTGGATGCCTATGTCAAGTTTGACTTCCCCTATCCCAGTACG GAACAACCCCAGAAACACAGAACGGCTGTGGTCAAGAACACCAACTCCCCAG AGTTCAACCAGGGCTTCACTCTGAACATCAACCGGAACCACAGAG gcttcAGGAGAGTGGTCCAATCGAAAGGACTTAAACTGGAACTGTTGCATAAAGG GGGTTTCCTGCGGAGCGACAAGCCTATCGGGACGGCCCACATCAAACTGGAGAAACTGGAGACCGAGAGTGAAGTACGAGAGATAGTGGAG GTGATTGATGGCCGTAAGCCTACCGGAGGTCGTGTGGAGGTCAGGGTTCGCCTGAGGGAGCCTCTGAGTGGACAGGACCTTCAGACAACCACAGAACGCTGGTTAGTTCTGGACCAGTCACAG GTTCTTCTCTAA
- the cc2d1b gene encoding coiled-coil and C2 domain-containing protein 1B isoform X1: MFGKKKRAPLPKGQGAAAAKQMGLFVDFNPEEMTQDMDDPTVDDADLEAELSALTGGKPAGGRLKQKAPLPMENIARMAEECMKDIYDDDDDDNLEDDEDLLAELQEVVGDEETEDHVTPTSMEEPPQSPPQLAPPAVPGSLQHTLEERLSMYRTAVAHAKASGESSKARRYDRGIQSLESMLVSLKKGRKVDEADIPPPVAGGAPTSTAPPRRAPPPPPSGLEPELTPPQQQGEPEAAPPAEMLPVPVSPEAVSPSSEEELSISTLATVSSHPSTEGEEETGHASTVGEATKAMLLGRQREYKVAALKAKQQGDMEQVKLYFRTSKRFDAVIEALEKGQEVDLSCLPPSLSSGVISALSGPEKEPGPGQTSSPNPPASTPPAPSAVPAQPKDVLEALEQRRDRYQEACAQAKASGDDRKARMHERIAKQYQSAIRTHKAGRAVNYAELPVPPGFHPIPGQEGGVGAEQGFSAMLEAANKLASEETIVTGEEEGENEESKPPVPEKLKKPMLAVPPTTQRPKRSTSPSADRTHQRESLSATALQQLDFVEGRRQQYMKAALQAKQKNDMDAARTLLRTAKGLEPLIDAVKAGKHVDISKVPSPPGDEDEDFILVHHSEVQISEKADEVYTQLAKMLKEQYEKCMTYSKQFTHLGNIAETTKFEKMAESCKKSLEMLKLSQSKRLDPPKHHFEERTYHTVRIFPELSSTEMVVVVVRGMNLPAPSGIATNDLDAYVKFDFPYPSTEQPQKHRTAVVKNTNSPEFNQGFTLNINRNHRGFRRVVQSKGLKLELLHKGGFLRSDKPIGTAHIKLEKLETESEVREIVEVIDGRKPTGGRVEVRVRLREPLSGQDLQTTTERWLVLDQSQVLL, encoded by the exons ATGTTCGGGAAGAAGAAGAGGGCTCCTTTGCCAAAGGGCCAGGGCGCAGCTGCAGCCAAACAG ATGGGTTTGTTTGTGGACTTCAACCCAGAGGAGATGACGCAGGACATGGATGATCCGACCGTGGATGATGCTGATCTAGAAGCAGAGTTATCGGCTCTCACTGGGGGCAAGCCTGCTGGAGGGAGATTAAAGCAGAAAG CCCCCTTACCTATGGAGAATATAGCCAGAATGGCAGAGGAGTGTATGAAGGATATAtacgacgatgatgatgatgataacctGGAAGATGATGAAGATTTACTG GCTGAGCTGCAGGAAGTGGTGGGTGACGAGGAAACGGAGGATCATGTGACACCCACCTCCATGGAAGAGCCTCCGCAATCACCACCCCAG TTAGCTCCTCCTGCGGTACCTGGCAGTCTGCAGCACACCTTGGAGGAGAGACTGAGTATGTACCGGACAGCTGTCGCCCACGCCAAGGCCTCAGGGGAATCGTCTAAAGCACGGAGATACGACAGAGGGATCCAG AGCCTGGAGTCCATGCTGGTCTCATTGAAGAAGGGGAGGAAGGTGGATGAGGCTGACATCCCCCCACCTGTAGCTGGAGGAGCCCCAACCTCCACCGCCCCCCCAAGACGtgctcctccccctccaccctctggtcTTGAACCTGAACTGACACCTCCACAACAGCAGGGGGAGCCAGAGGCTGCTCCTCCTGCTGAAATGTTACCCGTACCTGTCTCACCTGAGGCAGTATCACCCAGCAGTGAGGAGGAGCTGTCCATCTCCACCCTGGCCACTGTCAGCAGCCATCCTAGCactgagggagaggaagagactggACACGCCAGCACAG TAGGCGAGGCCACGAAGGCGATGCTGTTAGGCAGACAGAGGGAGTATAAAGTGGCGGCTCTGAAAGCCAAGCAGCAAGGAGACATGGAACAAGTCAAACTCTACTTCAGGACCAGCAAG AGGTTTGACGCGGTGATCGAAGCGTTGGAGAAGGGACAGGAGGTGGACCTGAGTTGCCTGCCACCCTCACTATCCTCGG GGGTCATCTCAGCCTTATCTGGCCCAGAAAAAGAACCCGGTCCTGGACAGACCTCAAGCCCCAATCCCCCTGCCTCCACACCTCCAGCCCCCTCTGCTGTCCCGGCCCAGCCTAAAGACGTCCTGGAGGCCCTGGAGCAGCGGAGAGACCGCTATCAGGAGGCCTGCGCCCAGGCCAAAGCCAGCGGAGACGACCGCAAGGCCCGCATGCACGAGCGCATCGCCAAG CAATACCAGAGTGCCATCCGCACCCACAAAGCAGGACGAGCTGTCAACTATGCTGAGCTGCCTGTCCCCCCAG GGTTTCATCCAATCCCCGGCCAGGAGGGGGGGGTGGGAGCTGAGCAGGGATTCTCTGCCATGCTGGAGGCTGCCAATAAGCTGGCATCTGAGGAAACCATagtgacaggagaggaggaaggagagaatgaggag AGCAAGCCTCCTGTTCCTGAGAAGTTAAAGAAGCCCATGTTGGCTGTTCCGCCCACGACCCAGAGGCCCAAGAGGAGCACCTCTCCCTCTGCAGACAGGACCCACCAGAGAGAGAGCCTGTCTGCTACAG cGCTACAGCAGTTGGACTTTGTGGAGGGACGCAGGCAGCAGTACATGAAGGCAGCGTTGCAGGCCAAACAGAAGAACGACATGGACGCAGCCAGAACCCTGCTCCGTACCGCCAAGGGTCTGGAGCCGCTCATCGACGCCGTCAAGGCAGGCAAACACGTCGATATCAGCAAG GTGCCATCGCCCCCTGGTGATGAGGATGAGGACTTCATCCTGGTTCATCACAGTGAAGTCCAGATCTCAGAGAAGGCAGATGAGGTCTACACTCAACTGGCCAAGATGCTCAAGGAACAGTACGAG aAGTGCATGACTTATTCCAAGCAGTTCACTCATCTGGGTAACATCGCTGAGACCACCAA GTTTGAGAAGATGGCAGAAAGTTGTAAGAAGAGTCTGGAGATGTTGAAGCTGTCTCAGTCGAAGAGACTGGACCCTCCTAAACATCACTTTGAGGAGAGGACATACCACACCGTCAG GATCTTCCCAGAGCtcagtagtacagagatggtggtggtggttgtcaGAGGGATGAATCTGCCTGCTCCTTCAG GTATAGCTACCAATGATCTGGATGCCTATGTCAAGTTTGACTTCCCCTATCCCAGTACG GAACAACCCCAGAAACACAGAACGGCTGTGGTCAAGAACACCAACTCCCCAG AGTTCAACCAGGGCTTCACTCTGAACATCAACCGGAACCACAGAGGCTTCAGGAGAGTGGTCCAATCGAAAGGACTTAAACTGGAACTGTTGCATAAAGG GGGTTTCCTGCGGAGCGACAAGCCTATCGGGACGGCCCACATCAAACTGGAGAAACTGGAGACCGAGAGTGAAGTACGAGAGATAGTGGAG GTGATTGATGGCCGTAAGCCTACCGGAGGTCGTGTGGAGGTCAGGGTTCGCCTGAGGGAGCCTCTGAGTGGACAGGACCTTCAGACAACCACAGAACGCTGGTTAGTTCTGGACCAGTCACAG GTTCTTCTCTAA
- the cc2d1b gene encoding coiled-coil and C2 domain-containing protein 1B isoform X3 — protein sequence MFGKKKRAPLPKGQGAAAAKQMGLFVDFNPEEMTQDMDDPTVDDADLEAELSALTGGKPAGGRLKQKAPLPMENIARMAEECMKDIYDDDDDDNLEDDEDLLAELQEVVGDEETEDHVTPTSMEEPPQSPPQLAPPAVPGSLQHTLEERLSMYRTAVAHAKASGESSKARRYDRGIQSLESMLVSLKKGRKVDEADIPPPVAGGAPTSTAPPRRAPPPPPSGLEPELTPPQQQGEPEAAPPAEMLPVPVSPEAVSPSSEEELSISTLATVSSHPSTEGEEETGHASTGEATKAMLLGRQREYKVAALKAKQQGDMEQVKLYFRTSKRFDAVIEALEKGQEVDLSCLPPSLSSGVISALSGPEKEPGPGQTSSPNPPASTPPAPSAVPAQPKDVLEALEQRRDRYQEACAQAKASGDDRKARMHERIAKQYQSAIRTHKAGRAVNYAELPVPPGFHPIPGQEGGVGAEQGFSAMLEAANKLASEETIVTGEEEGENEESKPPVPEKLKKPMLAVPPTTQRPKRSTSPSADRTHQRESLSATALQQLDFVEGRRQQYMKAALQAKQKNDMDAARTLLRTAKGLEPLIDAVKAGKHVDISKVPSPPGDEDEDFILVHHSEVQISEKADEVYTQLAKMLKEQYEKCMTYSKQFTHLGNIAETTKFEKMAESCKKSLEMLKLSQSKRLDPPKHHFEERTYHTVRIFPELSSTEMVVVVVRGMNLPAPSGIATNDLDAYVKFDFPYPSTEQPQKHRTAVVKNTNSPEFNQGFTLNINRNHRGFRRVVQSKGLKLELLHKGGFLRSDKPIGTAHIKLEKLETESEVREIVEVIDGRKPTGGRVEVRVRLREPLSGQDLQTTTERWLVLDQSQVLL from the exons ATGTTCGGGAAGAAGAAGAGGGCTCCTTTGCCAAAGGGCCAGGGCGCAGCTGCAGCCAAACAG ATGGGTTTGTTTGTGGACTTCAACCCAGAGGAGATGACGCAGGACATGGATGATCCGACCGTGGATGATGCTGATCTAGAAGCAGAGTTATCGGCTCTCACTGGGGGCAAGCCTGCTGGAGGGAGATTAAAGCAGAAAG CCCCCTTACCTATGGAGAATATAGCCAGAATGGCAGAGGAGTGTATGAAGGATATAtacgacgatgatgatgatgataacctGGAAGATGATGAAGATTTACTG GCTGAGCTGCAGGAAGTGGTGGGTGACGAGGAAACGGAGGATCATGTGACACCCACCTCCATGGAAGAGCCTCCGCAATCACCACCCCAG TTAGCTCCTCCTGCGGTACCTGGCAGTCTGCAGCACACCTTGGAGGAGAGACTGAGTATGTACCGGACAGCTGTCGCCCACGCCAAGGCCTCAGGGGAATCGTCTAAAGCACGGAGATACGACAGAGGGATCCAG AGCCTGGAGTCCATGCTGGTCTCATTGAAGAAGGGGAGGAAGGTGGATGAGGCTGACATCCCCCCACCTGTAGCTGGAGGAGCCCCAACCTCCACCGCCCCCCCAAGACGtgctcctccccctccaccctctggtcTTGAACCTGAACTGACACCTCCACAACAGCAGGGGGAGCCAGAGGCTGCTCCTCCTGCTGAAATGTTACCCGTACCTGTCTCACCTGAGGCAGTATCACCCAGCAGTGAGGAGGAGCTGTCCATCTCCACCCTGGCCACTGTCAGCAGCCATCCTAGCactgagggagaggaagagactggACACGCCAGCACAG GCGAGGCCACGAAGGCGATGCTGTTAGGCAGACAGAGGGAGTATAAAGTGGCGGCTCTGAAAGCCAAGCAGCAAGGAGACATGGAACAAGTCAAACTCTACTTCAGGACCAGCAAG AGGTTTGACGCGGTGATCGAAGCGTTGGAGAAGGGACAGGAGGTGGACCTGAGTTGCCTGCCACCCTCACTATCCTCGG GGGTCATCTCAGCCTTATCTGGCCCAGAAAAAGAACCCGGTCCTGGACAGACCTCAAGCCCCAATCCCCCTGCCTCCACACCTCCAGCCCCCTCTGCTGTCCCGGCCCAGCCTAAAGACGTCCTGGAGGCCCTGGAGCAGCGGAGAGACCGCTATCAGGAGGCCTGCGCCCAGGCCAAAGCCAGCGGAGACGACCGCAAGGCCCGCATGCACGAGCGCATCGCCAAG CAATACCAGAGTGCCATCCGCACCCACAAAGCAGGACGAGCTGTCAACTATGCTGAGCTGCCTGTCCCCCCAG GGTTTCATCCAATCCCCGGCCAGGAGGGGGGGGTGGGAGCTGAGCAGGGATTCTCTGCCATGCTGGAGGCTGCCAATAAGCTGGCATCTGAGGAAACCATagtgacaggagaggaggaaggagagaatgaggag AGCAAGCCTCCTGTTCCTGAGAAGTTAAAGAAGCCCATGTTGGCTGTTCCGCCCACGACCCAGAGGCCCAAGAGGAGCACCTCTCCCTCTGCAGACAGGACCCACCAGAGAGAGAGCCTGTCTGCTACAG cGCTACAGCAGTTGGACTTTGTGGAGGGACGCAGGCAGCAGTACATGAAGGCAGCGTTGCAGGCCAAACAGAAGAACGACATGGACGCAGCCAGAACCCTGCTCCGTACCGCCAAGGGTCTGGAGCCGCTCATCGACGCCGTCAAGGCAGGCAAACACGTCGATATCAGCAAG GTGCCATCGCCCCCTGGTGATGAGGATGAGGACTTCATCCTGGTTCATCACAGTGAAGTCCAGATCTCAGAGAAGGCAGATGAGGTCTACACTCAACTGGCCAAGATGCTCAAGGAACAGTACGAG aAGTGCATGACTTATTCCAAGCAGTTCACTCATCTGGGTAACATCGCTGAGACCACCAA GTTTGAGAAGATGGCAGAAAGTTGTAAGAAGAGTCTGGAGATGTTGAAGCTGTCTCAGTCGAAGAGACTGGACCCTCCTAAACATCACTTTGAGGAGAGGACATACCACACCGTCAG GATCTTCCCAGAGCtcagtagtacagagatggtggtggtggttgtcaGAGGGATGAATCTGCCTGCTCCTTCAG GTATAGCTACCAATGATCTGGATGCCTATGTCAAGTTTGACTTCCCCTATCCCAGTACG GAACAACCCCAGAAACACAGAACGGCTGTGGTCAAGAACACCAACTCCCCAG AGTTCAACCAGGGCTTCACTCTGAACATCAACCGGAACCACAGAGGCTTCAGGAGAGTGGTCCAATCGAAAGGACTTAAACTGGAACTGTTGCATAAAGG GGGTTTCCTGCGGAGCGACAAGCCTATCGGGACGGCCCACATCAAACTGGAGAAACTGGAGACCGAGAGTGAAGTACGAGAGATAGTGGAG GTGATTGATGGCCGTAAGCCTACCGGAGGTCGTGTGGAGGTCAGGGTTCGCCTGAGGGAGCCTCTGAGTGGACAGGACCTTCAGACAACCACAGAACGCTGGTTAGTTCTGGACCAGTCACAG GTTCTTCTCTAA